A stretch of DNA from Coccidioides posadasii str. Silveira chromosome 4, complete sequence:
TGCTTCTCGAAACCTGCTTTAACGCCAAGTTTGATTCAAGACTCACGTTTTCTGGAACAATACCCCTGCAATCATCGACATAGTTTCATTAAGACCTTTGTTCTGTGGTTACTCTAGAGTGCCTTTTTTTGCGTCCCGGTTCTTGCTAAGCTTCTCGCGTTTATCATCTGAGGTATTATTCTCTTGAGACCTAAATCCATTAGAGGTAAGATGTGCTGTGGGAGCCAGATGAGACATCTGAAGCTAAAATTTTTGCCGTATCTGCAGTTCACTAGACCACCGCTTTTAAACGATAGCCAGATCCTCCGTGACGATGCGGGAAGTCAACTTTAGTATCCCGAGCGTCAATAAGGCGGCTGTTAGCATCACCACAACTCTATATGATCGACGTGCACTCGACTGCACGTCAACGCTTCCGCTTATAAACTCTTTGAACCATCTAGCATATCTCACGACATCTTCCGCTCGTATTCGAGATATCCTCACTGTTGATGGAGGGATCGAGCGTTTAGTTTGTATCCTCAAAGAGGGACGCAGCAAAGATTTGATGGAAATGTGGAAGTGGAATCTTGCCTTTCAGTGTATCGTGAATATCGGTGTACGAGGCTCCGAGAATGTGCGAACAAGAGTTGTGGAGGCTGATATGGTCCCGGTGATTGCGACTATTCTCGACAACTATATCCAAGTTGTCGATAAGATACGAAGCGCGACCGACGCAGAACCCCAACGGAATTCTGCTAAAGCCCACAAAGCTCAACCCCGTCCCCGGGAACAAGTCATCCGCACGTCCTTGGACCGCTCAGCGGCTTCCATTTCAGAACATCGCACGACTCGGCGGCAAGCACCCCCACCATCAATAGAAATACCTCATCCGTTTTCCCAAGACGCCCGTCAACCCGACGTGGGTGCCATGGAAATCACTCCTTCTCCGCAAATGGTTCTAACGTCTCCTCCGGAGCGAACCAGCTTCTCTCGTGAAACACATTCACACCGCACGCTTCAACCGGGTGGTCATCGCCACAGGATCATACAGCCTCTTGCAACGGCTGTTCCATCTATGGATACTACCGATGGCTTTGGGTTACGGCCGGTTCGCGATGCAGACCGATTGCCGTCACAGGTGCCCGGTTTACAAAACGGGCTTACCTCTCAACCGGACTCCCCGACCACTCCTCACACCGCTGTTGAAGCACAGTCAATCCCACAATTCACCCCAAGAGCAAGACGGCGCCCCTCCGTTCGTCAACAGCGTTCAACATCTGGCGAATCTGACGATGGAAATACTGAAGATGTTGTTATGGGTGATGACTCTGCTGAGCCAAATGTTACTGAATCAATCGTCGGACTTCAAGCTGGGATGGAAATCGAAAGTGTCACGGACCAGGATGCTATCATGAATGATGGCACAGACTCTCACGGAATTGCGCTTCCGAATCCTTCGGAACAAGCTGATGCGGAGACATTTAATATCACACACCGATCCGTCCCTGACGGCAGCCTGATGAATCCGGCAGCACAACAAGCGAACGGTGCGATCACCCTTTCTCCTACCCGTACAGCCGTCGCTACGGCGACACCAGCGGCCAATCAAATACCATATCCTTATTACCTTCGTGACCGCACTGTGCCAAACGCCGTTTTAGCGGCGATGCCTCGGGATGAGGATGTGCTTATGGCACTCCAACTTTTAGCCTATGTTTCCAAATACTGTAGCTTGCGGTCGTATTTCCAGAATACGCATCTTGTCCCTAAATTAAAGATCGGAAAGGATATCCACCTCGTGGACGACCCTAGCGGCTTATTGGTGCCGCCGACAGAACCCGCTGAGGAAACAGAGGAGTATTTGTTGCCTGACGATTTCAACATTTTTCCTCTTGTTGAGAAATTTACTGTCCGACATCACACCAAGGAAATGCAATACTGGGCTTGCGTGGTGATGAGAAACCTTTGCAGAAAAGATGATTCACGTGGTGGCATCCGGCAGTGTGCTTATTATAAATGTGGGAAATGGGAGGAATTCCAAAGGCAGTTTGCCAAGTGCCGTCGCTGCCGGCGGACAAAGTACTGCAGCAAGGAATGCCAGAAGAACGCCTGGGTCTACCATCGGCACTGGTGCCACAGCTCACCCTAATCCATAGACAGCATGGTGTTCGTCCGCCTACTACTGTTCTTATCATATACCCTCTGGCTTATACATTCTACTTTGCATTTGCAATCTTGACATTGAACGGTGCGCTGGCATTGCGGTAATACCCCAACAATTAGTCCTTTCTCAAGTTTGATGTTTTCACTCAAGCCTGATACCATGACGAAAAGTCGCATTTCACGAGTCTCCTTTGTGATACCAATACATGCCACGATCAGTATAATGATATTACTGCAAACCCTGCGATTTTCCCCTATTACTCATATTGATTAGTAAATTTACATATTATCCTCCTCTGTGTGATTCCCAGATTGATTTCTGTTCAATTTTCTACTTCATCCTGGGAGGTCTCAAGTCCAATTCCCTCTTTTTACACCAAATTCCTACTACCACAATTTTCAAACGCATTTGGCTGATAGCGTTCAATCAACAATCCCCAATAATTTTCGTTTGtttgttttctttccccccttGTGTGCAGCTGTGCTTTCTGAAATTTGATACCTTAGTATATTACCACTCACATACTTGATACTTTTTTGTGTTCTAGTGAATTTACCCTGGTTGGTTTATGTCAAACTCTTGTCTGTTTTGAACATAATGCTTGCATAGTATTCTCATATGGGTAGATCGTAGGCTTTGGGCTTTGTTATACGTCAGTTGGGATATATCAAGCAAACTCTTGAGGCTATCTATGCGATcagatatatatttatatttattccAATCTTACTTATACTCATTTGGATTGCCACCATACGTTGCCGCTAGTCTACTTGCAAGATGGTCGCGAGCCGTCATAATTTTATCGGCGTTGGGCCCGTCGCCGGCAATTGCATCTCTATGCTGCTCAACTAGCTTGCTAGGCACGGGAACAAGTTCCGTATCGTCCAGCGGATGGCAGAAATACGCCATGCTATATCTATCATCGCCGGGAGAAGAACCTGATTGCTGTTCCACTGGAAACACAACTCGATGAACGGTGGACTTCAACAGCCCGTTCGTCCAGTAGCTGAGCAAGTCGCCGATGTTGACCAGAATCGGCGGGAAGCTTGTCGTCGTGGACTCCTGCTGGGGTCGGATGGGAACAGGTGCCCATTCCCCCGTTGGAGTTTGGATTTCGAGGCCGGGCTGTCCGTCGCGTTGGAAGAGGAGGGTGATGCTTCCGTAGTCGCTGTGGGCCCCGGCGCGGACGTCAATGTTTTGCTGGAATGTGGAGGTCGAAGGGGATTGGATGGATGGGTAGTAGAGGAAGCGGAATGTCACACCCGAGGGACCTTTGGAGGAATCGTGTCGTGTGGTGAACCAATCCGATGGGATCTATGGATGGAGAGAGGTGGTGATTAGATTGGCGGAAAGACACCCCGAGTGGGGGGTACGTACTCCTAATCCCAACGCAAGGAGGGTGAGAATACGGTCACATGTCTTTCTGCATAGGTTCATGAAGCGAGATATCTCCGCTTCATGAGGAACGAGGGAGGAAGGGAGAGGTTGCTGCGCTTTATCATTCTTGAATTCGCCGAAGTTGAATGCTCTGTATTCGTGAGAGAAACGCCCTGGGCGACTTTGCCAATGGAGAATAGGATTTAACATACTCCTTAAAATCACCTCTCTGTCAAGGTACCTGCAATCAGTCTTGTTGAAAATAGCTATTTGATTCATTTTAAGGGTCATACCTTTTGATGATTCGGATCTAAAGTCTCAACGTGCATACCTGTCCAGCCCCTATTCTACGCCTGTTAAGCAATGAAGCGCAACGATGACAGGTCCGGGTTGATCTATACATTTGATCCGATTTTAGCTTGCACTTTTTCTTCATGTGGAGATGCAAAAAATTTTCGCGCCTACGTTAAAGCTATCAGCGATGTATCTTGGAGATAGTGCCTTTAAAGTGTAGGTGTTGGTGTGCCGTCGTCGAGTTTAGGCATGTACTGTACATCATTATTGCATACACGAGTTAGAGTGTTAGGTAGATACCATTGCAAAAGCCGATTCCACATCCTCATCTGAAAAGTCACTGGTCACACTATCAACATATAGAAATCCATATTTGGTGGCTGCATCTATCATCGCTTTGCCCGTTTCCGGGCGGGTGCTCGAAATATCAATAATGGGGAGTCGAATGGGAAGCTTCGTCAATGGAGAGTACCGAGAAGGGTTTGCCATGGTGGTTCAACGGACGGTAAGGTAATATGCGAGTCCAATTCTGCCCAGCTAGATATGTATGATGTCGATACCCGTCCTGTTCGGACATTGCCGCCCTGGCTTGCGGATGGA
This window harbors:
- a CDS encoding uncharacterized protein (EggNog:ENOG410PIPM~COG:Q) → MANPSRYSPLTKLPIRLPIIDISSTRPETGKAMIDAATKYGFLYVDSVTSDFSDEDVESAFAMARKFFASPHEEKVQAKIGSNNRGWTGMHVETLDPNHQKRGDFKEAFNFGEFKNDKAQQPLPSSLVPHEAEISRFMNLCRKTCDRILTLLALGLGIPSDWFTTRHDSSKGPSGVTFRFLYYPSIQSPSTSTFQQNIDVRAGAHSDYGSITLLFQRDGQPGLEIQTPTGEWAPVPIRPQQESTTTSFPPILVNIGDLLSYWTNGLLKSTVHRVVFPVEQQSGSSPGDDRYSMAYFCHPLDDTELVPVPSKLVEQHRDAIAGDGPNADKIMTARDHLASRLAATYGGNPNEYK
- a CDS encoding uncharacterized protein (EggNog:ENOG410PJJR~COG:O~BUSCO:3631at33183), giving the protein MREVNFSIPSVNKAAVSITTTLYDRRALDCTSTLPLINSLNHLAYLTTSSARIRDILTVDGGIERLVCILKEGRSKDLMEMWKWNLAFQCIVNIGVRGSENVRTRVVEADMVPVIATILDNYIQVVDKIRSATDAEPQRNSAKAHKAQPRPREQVIRTSLDRSAASISEHRTTRRQAPPPSIEIPHPFSQDARQPDVGAMEITPSPQMVLTSPPERTSFSRETHSHRTLQPGGHRHRIIQPLATAVPSMDTTDGFGLRPVRDADRLPSQVPGLQNGLTSQPDSPTTPHTAVEAQSIPQFTPRARRRPSVRQQRSTSGESDDGNTEDVVMGDDSAEPNVTESIVGLQAGMEIESVTDQDAIMNDGTDSHGIALPNPSEQADAETFNITHRSVPDGSLMNPAAQQANGAITLSPTRTAVATATPAANQIPYPYYLRDRTVPNAVLAAMPRDEDVLMALQLLAYVSKYCSLRSYFQNTHLVPKLKIGKDIHLVDDPSGLLVPPTEPAEETEEYLLPDDFNIFPLVEKFTVRHHTKEMQYWACVVMRNLCRKDDSRGGIRQCAYYKCGKWEEFQRQFAKCRRCRRTKYCSKECQKNAWVYHRHWCHSSP